Proteins encoded in a region of the Bombiscardovia apis genome:
- a CDS encoding phosphoribosylglycinamide synthetase, whose protein sequence is MNENVEELKAKEAGNPKIWLRVASERLSQLRYVYLVQIEDGIPTADQRACLEYADAVLIGWPDEDAEQVVDLDEVQLDQVRKVISEMEDKIPLFRKQECDGEIDQLSQTLVMITECVAQVRRHYQPDFPLPTYQEIHQVVQQEWNEDMSRIDPDQVTSPEEVKEMQEASSEVDLHTHVGTGLSANLAAENAQQNGNEESASL, encoded by the coding sequence GTGAACGAGAACGTCGAAGAGCTCAAGGCCAAAGAAGCGGGGAACCCAAAAATTTGGCTGCGTGTGGCTTCTGAGCGCCTCAGCCAACTGCGCTACGTTTACTTGGTTCAAATTGAGGATGGCATTCCTACCGCAGACCAGCGAGCCTGCTTGGAATATGCTGATGCTGTACTGATTGGTTGGCCCGATGAAGATGCCGAGCAAGTCGTCGATTTGGACGAGGTTCAGCTAGATCAGGTCCGCAAGGTCATCTCTGAGATGGAAGACAAGATCCCACTCTTCCGAAAGCAGGAGTGCGATGGCGAGATTGACCAGCTGTCACAGACTTTGGTGATGATTACTGAGTGCGTGGCTCAGGTGCGTCGGCACTATCAGCCAGACTTCCCGCTGCCCACCTATCAGGAGATTCATCAAGTGGTGCAGCAGGAATGGAATGAAGACATGAGTCGTATCGACCCAGATCAAGTGACATCTCCCGAGGAAGTGAAGGAAATGCAAGAAGCCTCCAGCGAAGTCGATTTGCATACCCACGTGGGCACTGGCCTCTCTGCCAACTTAGCAGCGGAAAACGCTCAACAAAATGGCAACGAGGAGTCTGCCAGCCTATGA
- a CDS encoding glutamate-5-semialdehyde dehydrogenase, with translation MKAQDSGRTSADEFDSRVFADVCEQADKAAQAQRDLALATSETRRELLHALADALNEGADSIIAANEQDEQEAFAAGMSSGLLDRLHYDRERIANSAQALKQVAQQPDPLGQVVSGHRMGNGMRLNQIRVPLGVVAMIYEARPNVTVDVAGLGLKSGNAVLLRGGHAAERTNQATVALLQSSLEQQGFSPDLISSVDQYGRAGARALMEARGHIDLLVPRGGKGLISSVVEHSKVPTIETGAGNVHIYVDSSADMRKAVSIVLNAKTQRVGVCNAAEKLLIHRDIAAQFVPMVAQALTAAQVELRLDTISYDLIAGLQKQQESALPLELVRKAQPEDWDEEYLALTMGLKIVDSIDQAIDHINNHSTGHTEAILAQDYNAIERFSSRVDSAVVMVNASTRFTDGEMFGMGAELGISTQKLHARGPMGLNELTTTKWIGYGTGQVRQ, from the coding sequence ATGAAAGCGCAAGACAGTGGCCGCACGTCTGCCGACGAGTTCGACTCACGCGTATTCGCAGACGTGTGTGAGCAAGCGGATAAGGCAGCTCAAGCTCAGCGTGACTTAGCGCTAGCCACAAGCGAAACTCGCCGTGAGCTCCTCCATGCGCTCGCCGATGCCCTCAACGAAGGTGCAGATTCCATCATCGCGGCCAACGAGCAAGACGAGCAAGAAGCCTTCGCTGCTGGTATGAGTAGCGGACTGCTCGACCGCTTGCACTATGACCGAGAGCGCATTGCCAACTCGGCCCAAGCTCTGAAGCAAGTGGCTCAGCAGCCCGACCCGTTAGGGCAAGTGGTCAGCGGGCATAGGATGGGCAATGGCATGAGGCTCAACCAGATTCGTGTGCCTTTGGGCGTAGTTGCGATGATTTACGAGGCAAGGCCAAATGTGACGGTCGATGTAGCTGGTTTAGGCCTCAAGTCTGGCAACGCGGTCCTGCTACGAGGCGGTCACGCAGCCGAGCGCACTAACCAAGCCACCGTTGCACTTTTGCAGAGCAGTCTGGAGCAACAAGGCTTTTCGCCTGACTTGATTTCGAGCGTTGACCAATACGGGCGTGCCGGCGCTCGCGCGCTCATGGAAGCACGTGGTCACATTGATTTGTTGGTGCCTAGGGGCGGTAAAGGACTCATTTCGAGCGTAGTTGAGCATTCCAAAGTACCCACTATCGAGACGGGCGCCGGCAATGTTCACATCTATGTCGATTCCTCTGCAGATATGCGCAAGGCAGTGTCGATTGTTCTCAACGCTAAAACCCAGCGCGTCGGAGTGTGTAATGCAGCTGAAAAATTGCTCATTCACCGCGATATAGCTGCCCAGTTCGTGCCGATGGTGGCCCAAGCTCTTACCGCAGCGCAAGTGGAACTGCGCTTAGATACTATTTCTTATGACCTCATAGCAGGTCTTCAGAAGCAACAAGAGAGCGCTCTGCCTCTTGAGTTAGTGCGCAAGGCTCAGCCGGAAGATTGGGATGAGGAATACCTAGCTTTAACTATGGGCCTTAAAATTGTTGATTCTATTGATCAAGCCATCGACCATATCAACAACCATTCAACCGGCCATACCGAAGCTATTCTTGCGCAAGACTACAATGCCATTGAGCGTTTTTCCAGTAGGGTAGACTCGGCTGTAGTTATGGTCAACGCTTCTACTCGTTTTACAGACGGCGAGATGTTTGGCATGGGTGCAGAATTAGGAATTTCTACCCAAAAGTTGCATGCCAGAGGGCCGATGGGGTTGAATGAGTTGACGACGACTAAATGGATTGGCTACGGAACAGGGCAGGTGCGGCAGTGA
- the glyA gene encoding serine hydroxymethyltransferase yields the protein MTAQDREQATHIFQESLHSADQQIADLLEAELKRQRGGLEMIASENFVPKAVLQAQGSVLTNKYAEGYPGRRYYGGCEFVDQVESLARQRAVDLFGVDYANVQPHSGAQANAAIYQALAQPGDSILGLALDHGGHLTHGTKMNFSGRYYKAETYTVNPETFLIDPELVRQRALETHPSVIIGGWSAYPRIEDFKALKEVADEVGAKLWVDMAHFAGMVAAGLHPSPVPYADVVSSTAHKTLGGPRSGFILARQEYAKAINSAVFPGEQGGPLMHVIAAKAVAFKIAGSDEFKERMERTLEGANIIADRLSAPELAAQGISVLTGGTDVHLVMVDLRHSDMTGKDAEDLLARVGITVNRNTVPFDPRPASVSSGLRIGTAALATRGFGATEFEQVADIIAQALAEGPQTDVDTLKAKVDALAEDFPLYEGLDQVN from the coding sequence ATGACTGCACAGGACAGAGAACAAGCCACTCATATCTTTCAGGAGAGCCTACACAGCGCGGATCAGCAGATAGCAGATTTGCTGGAAGCTGAACTCAAGCGTCAGCGTGGCGGATTAGAAATGATTGCTTCTGAGAACTTTGTGCCCAAGGCAGTTTTGCAGGCGCAGGGCTCAGTGCTCACCAATAAGTACGCCGAAGGCTATCCGGGCCGACGCTATTACGGTGGCTGCGAGTTCGTAGACCAGGTCGAAAGCCTAGCCCGTCAGCGCGCCGTCGATCTCTTTGGAGTAGACTATGCCAACGTGCAGCCTCACTCAGGAGCCCAAGCCAACGCCGCCATTTACCAAGCGCTCGCTCAGCCTGGAGACTCCATACTCGGCTTAGCTCTCGACCACGGCGGCCACTTAACGCACGGCACGAAAATGAACTTTTCGGGGCGTTACTATAAGGCCGAAACCTACACCGTCAATCCAGAAACCTTCCTCATTGACCCCGAACTCGTGCGGCAGCGGGCTTTGGAAACACACCCGAGCGTCATCATCGGCGGCTGGTCAGCATACCCACGTATTGAAGATTTTAAAGCCCTCAAAGAGGTCGCCGACGAAGTGGGAGCCAAGCTCTGGGTCGATATGGCCCACTTTGCAGGAATGGTTGCAGCAGGATTACATCCCAGCCCGGTGCCCTACGCAGACGTCGTTTCCTCCACAGCCCACAAGACATTAGGTGGCCCACGTTCGGGATTCATACTAGCCCGTCAAGAATATGCTAAGGCAATCAACTCGGCTGTTTTCCCCGGGGAACAAGGCGGTCCCTTAATGCACGTAATCGCAGCCAAAGCAGTAGCTTTCAAGATTGCGGGAAGTGACGAATTCAAAGAACGCATGGAACGCACGCTCGAGGGTGCCAACATTATTGCAGACCGTCTTAGTGCCCCTGAGCTCGCAGCACAGGGCATTTCCGTCCTCACTGGAGGAACAGACGTGCATCTGGTCATGGTCGACTTACGCCATAGTGACATGACCGGTAAAGATGCAGAAGACCTGCTTGCACGAGTGGGGATTACCGTCAACCGCAACACCGTACCCTTTGACCCGCGCCCAGCTTCGGTGAGCTCAGGCCTACGTATCGGCACAGCAGCGCTGGCTACACGCGGTTTCGGAGCTACCGAATTCGAGCAGGTAGCAGACATTATCGCCCAAGCGCTCGCAGAAGGCCCTCAAACCGATGTCGATACGCTTAAAGCCAAGGTCGACGCTTTGGCCGAAGACTTCCCCCTCTATGAGGGCCTTGACCAAGTGAACTGA
- a CDS encoding ABC transporter ATP-binding protein: MAECIQKSSKKGGTVTEATEGGSVAQLEEERPKQVVRTLLHSLRDYKKASLLAPAYVFVESVLEIVILTIMAVLIDRGVSGQSMPDIFKFGLILLCCSAVSLFCGFMSGKYAAIASSGFAKNLRHDLFDQVQSFSFTNIDRFSTGSIITRLTTDVTNLQNAYQMIIRIGVRAPIMVVVAWLFSFRISHSISMVFLAAVPILGIGLIGLSVYVHPLFEKVFHTYDHLNAVVEENVQGIRVVKSYNREDFENRKFGRISLAIYNYFSKAEKVMSFTVPLLNFCIYASLILISWLGAKQIVASGNNSAMGLTTGDLTALVTYAMQILMAMNMVAMIVVMVIISQASAERICQVLQEESTVRDPTHPLMEVPNGSIEFDQVGFRYSDQSEKPVLDNINLSIASGQTIGIVGGTGSSKSSLVQLIPRLYDVTSGSLKVGGQDVREYDLEVLRDQVAMVLQKNVLFSGTIAENLRWGNPDATDEQLRHACQLAQADGFIQEFPDKYQTHIEQGGSNVSGGQRQRLCIARALLKKPKILILDDSTSAVDTKTDQLIRQAFTSEIPDTTKIIIAQRVASVQDSDRIVVLDNGQILDTGTHEQLLQSCDEYRSIYESQTNNQPQGDDLQ, translated from the coding sequence ATGGCAGAGTGTATACAAAAGAGCAGCAAAAAAGGAGGCACTGTGACCGAAGCCACAGAAGGCGGGTCTGTCGCGCAGCTGGAGGAGGAGCGGCCAAAACAAGTGGTGCGCACCCTGCTTCACTCTTTGCGCGATTATAAAAAGGCAAGTTTGCTGGCACCCGCATACGTTTTCGTCGAGAGCGTGTTAGAGATTGTTATTCTGACGATTATGGCCGTGCTCATCGATCGCGGTGTTTCGGGTCAGTCCATGCCCGACATTTTTAAATTCGGTCTTATCTTGCTGTGCTGCTCGGCAGTGTCGCTTTTCTGCGGTTTTATGTCAGGTAAGTATGCGGCTATTGCCTCCTCTGGCTTCGCTAAGAACTTGCGCCATGACCTCTTTGACCAGGTACAGTCGTTCTCTTTCACCAACATTGACCGCTTCTCTACAGGCTCGATTATTACCCGTCTGACTACGGACGTTACCAACCTGCAAAACGCCTATCAGATGATTATCCGAATCGGCGTACGAGCTCCCATTATGGTCGTCGTGGCTTGGCTCTTCTCCTTCCGTATTTCGCATTCCATCTCTATGGTCTTCCTCGCAGCGGTACCCATATTGGGAATCGGTCTCATTGGCCTATCGGTGTATGTGCACCCACTCTTTGAGAAGGTTTTCCATACATACGACCATCTCAATGCCGTAGTCGAAGAGAACGTGCAGGGCATCCGAGTGGTGAAGTCTTACAACCGCGAAGACTTTGAAAACCGCAAGTTTGGCCGTATCTCCTTGGCTATTTACAACTACTTCAGCAAGGCTGAGAAGGTCATGAGCTTCACGGTTCCCTTGCTGAACTTCTGCATCTATGCCTCGCTTATCCTTATCTCTTGGCTAGGTGCCAAGCAGATTGTGGCATCAGGCAATAACTCTGCAATGGGCTTAACTACTGGCGACTTAACAGCTTTGGTTACCTATGCTATGCAAATTCTTATGGCTATGAATATGGTTGCCATGATTGTGGTCATGGTCATCATCTCACAAGCCTCCGCAGAGCGCATTTGCCAGGTACTTCAAGAGGAATCGACCGTGCGTGATCCTACACATCCTCTTATGGAAGTGCCGAACGGCTCTATTGAATTCGACCAGGTGGGCTTCCGCTACTCTGATCAGTCAGAAAAGCCCGTGCTCGATAATATCAATCTGTCCATCGCATCAGGCCAAACCATCGGAATCGTTGGCGGCACTGGCTCTTCCAAGTCCAGTTTGGTGCAGCTTATCCCCCGCCTCTACGATGTTACTTCCGGATCGTTGAAGGTGGGCGGACAAGACGTGCGCGAGTACGATTTGGAAGTTTTGCGAGACCAAGTCGCTATGGTCTTACAAAAGAATGTGCTCTTCTCTGGTACCATTGCTGAAAACTTGCGCTGGGGCAACCCTGATGCTACAGACGAGCAGCTCCGCCACGCCTGCCAGCTAGCCCAGGCAGATGGCTTCATCCAAGAGTTCCCTGACAAGTACCAGACGCACATCGAGCAGGGCGGATCCAACGTTTCGGGCGGGCAACGCCAGCGCCTCTGCATAGCTCGCGCCCTGCTGAAGAAGCCGAAGATTCTCATCTTGGACGATTCCACATCGGCAGTTGATACCAAGACTGACCAGCTCATTCGCCAAGCTTTCACTAGCGAAATTCCGGACACTACCAAAATTATCATTGCGCAGAGGGTGGCCTCAGTCCAAGATTCCGACCGTATTGTAGTGCTTGATAATGGCCAGATTCTCGACACCGGCACCCACGAGCAACTGCTGCAATCCTGCGACGAATACCGTTCTATTTATGAATCACAAACCAACAACCAGCCCCAAGGAGATGATCTTCAATGA
- a CDS encoding ABC transporter ATP-binding protein, which translates to MSAKSSQHEQAGLQRATPGTTKRLFSYILQYKWQVAVIVVSIVISAASQAASALFLQTLIDKYILPLVGSKNPSWEPLVQMLIMMGCLYAVGTFAAWLWSWLVVSVEQGTLKDIRDQMFAHQQQLPIRYFDTHEHGDTMSRYTNDTDTLRQAISQSFPQMFSSIIAALAALISMLWLSVPFTLFTLAFTAFLIFVVRKIVTRSGLYFVKQQQELGGVNAFVEEAVGGQKVIKVFNHEDATAQTFASKNEALFEASAEANTYGNVTMPIVGNMGYVLYVLMAILGGIAGIAGWSNFGLGGAGTLTLGTIISLLTLSRSFINPIGQVSMQFNMVMMALAGASRIFALMDEPVESDEGSVKLVSVELGSDGKTMTEADHETGHWAWKRAADDDGTRSLAAAAKLRGDARKVAEKAKEVAVTSPDGRYTLLKGDVRFTDVTFGYNPDKPVLHDITWFAEPGQKMALVGATGAGKTTITNLINRFYDIQEGQILYDGIDVKNICKPDLRRSLGIVLQDVNLFTGTVLDNIRYGRLDATDEECIAAAKLTNADGFIRMLPDGYQTVLEGDGSGLSQGQRQLISIARAAVADPPAMILDEATSSIDTRTEEVVQKGMDNLMKGRTTFVIAHRLSTVRNSDVIMVLDHGRIIERGNHEELIAQKGEYYQLYTGALELE; encoded by the coding sequence ATGAGCGCGAAGTCCTCTCAACATGAGCAAGCTGGCCTCCAACGCGCCACACCCGGCACGACCAAACGCCTCTTTAGCTACATTTTGCAGTACAAGTGGCAGGTTGCCGTTATCGTAGTGAGCATCGTAATTTCGGCTGCATCGCAGGCGGCTTCGGCCCTTTTCTTGCAAACGCTGATTGACAAGTACATCCTGCCCTTGGTCGGAAGCAAGAATCCTTCTTGGGAACCACTGGTGCAGATGCTCATTATGATGGGCTGCTTATATGCAGTGGGCACTTTTGCAGCATGGCTGTGGTCGTGGCTGGTCGTAAGCGTAGAGCAAGGCACGCTTAAAGACATTCGAGACCAGATGTTTGCCCACCAGCAGCAGCTACCCATCCGATACTTCGACACCCACGAGCATGGCGACACCATGAGCCGCTACACCAACGACACCGACACCCTGCGCCAGGCCATTTCTCAGTCCTTCCCGCAGATGTTTTCGTCCATTATTGCCGCCTTGGCTGCGCTGATTTCTATGCTCTGGCTCTCGGTGCCCTTTACCCTCTTTACCTTGGCATTTACGGCTTTCCTCATCTTTGTAGTGCGAAAAATCGTGACTCGAAGCGGCCTCTACTTTGTTAAGCAGCAGCAGGAGTTGGGCGGCGTCAACGCTTTTGTTGAGGAAGCTGTTGGCGGGCAGAAGGTTATCAAGGTCTTCAACCACGAAGATGCCACTGCGCAGACTTTCGCTAGCAAGAATGAAGCCCTCTTTGAAGCATCGGCAGAGGCCAACACTTACGGCAATGTAACCATGCCCATCGTGGGCAATATGGGCTACGTGCTCTACGTATTGATGGCAATTTTGGGCGGTATTGCTGGCATTGCCGGCTGGAGCAACTTCGGCTTGGGCGGGGCTGGCACGCTTACCCTAGGCACCATTATCTCCCTGCTCACCCTCTCGCGCTCTTTCATCAACCCCATCGGCCAGGTTTCCATGCAGTTCAACATGGTCATGATGGCCTTGGCTGGCGCTTCACGTATCTTTGCCTTGATGGATGAACCAGTAGAGTCCGACGAGGGAAGCGTCAAACTGGTCTCCGTGGAGCTCGGCTCTGATGGTAAGACCATGACAGAAGCCGATCACGAAACTGGTCACTGGGCTTGGAAGCGCGCCGCAGATGATGATGGCACGCGCTCCCTGGCAGCAGCAGCCAAGCTGCGTGGAGATGCCCGAAAAGTAGCAGAGAAAGCCAAGGAAGTGGCCGTCACCTCTCCTGATGGTCGCTATACCCTATTGAAGGGTGATGTGCGCTTTACTGACGTCACTTTCGGATACAACCCTGACAAGCCGGTCTTGCACGACATTACCTGGTTCGCTGAACCGGGCCAGAAGATGGCTTTGGTAGGCGCTACGGGCGCTGGTAAGACTACGATTACCAACCTCATTAACCGCTTCTACGACATTCAAGAAGGGCAGATTCTCTACGACGGCATCGACGTGAAGAACATCTGCAAGCCCGACCTGCGCAGGTCTTTAGGCATCGTGCTACAAGATGTGAACCTTTTCACCGGCACTGTGCTCGACAATATCCGCTACGGTCGCCTTGATGCCACCGACGAAGAGTGCATAGCAGCTGCCAAGCTCACCAATGCTGACGGCTTTATCCGCATGCTCCCCGATGGTTATCAGACCGTATTGGAAGGTGATGGCTCCGGTCTTTCCCAAGGCCAGCGCCAGCTGATTTCGATTGCTCGCGCCGCCGTGGCTGACCCACCGGCCATGATTTTGGACGAGGCCACCAGCTCTATCGATACCCGCACTGAGGAAGTGGTGCAAAAGGGCATGGATAATCTGATGAAGGGGCGGACCACCTTCGTTATCGCCCACCGTCTCTCTACCGTGCGCAACTCCGACGTCATCATGGTCTTGGACCACGGTCGCATCATTGAGCGCGGCAACCACGAAGAGCTCATCGCTCAAAAGGGCGAGTACTATCAGCTCTACACCGGAGCACTCGAACTAGAGTAG
- a CDS encoding ABC-2 transporter permease codes for MNDIIAQARLDKARMDAYGKASGILIILGLPILMSAVMGVLGLKTAEFGSGVLGAVGGSVGFMTVIFNMYPFMITEQFGDVRLDGMIPISRRRQVLGRYLQISVNIVAYLVGLLLVPVILRLTGTPVDMPILATSGVCILLVLILTGIVTPFLYRFSSMSVMRGLGFSVAGLAVIGLLASRAPWDWTAIFLHIVDFLSASTVRTTALGICLAIGTVALSIAFSIHTYQKKDL; via the coding sequence ATGAATGATATCATCGCACAAGCCAGACTCGACAAGGCCCGTATGGATGCTTACGGAAAGGCCAGCGGCATACTGATAATCCTTGGTTTACCGATTCTTATGTCAGCAGTAATGGGAGTTCTCGGTCTTAAGACGGCAGAATTCGGTTCTGGAGTTTTGGGTGCAGTGGGCGGCAGTGTCGGTTTTATGACGGTAATTTTCAACATGTATCCCTTCATGATTACTGAGCAGTTTGGGGATGTTCGTTTGGATGGCATGATTCCCATTTCGCGTAGGCGGCAGGTCTTAGGTCGATACTTGCAGATTAGTGTCAACATAGTTGCCTATCTAGTTGGACTACTGCTGGTGCCTGTAATTCTGCGATTAACGGGCACTCCTGTTGACATGCCGATACTGGCCACCAGCGGAGTTTGCATATTACTCGTTTTGATACTTACCGGCATCGTTACACCGTTCCTGTACCGGTTCAGCAGTATGAGCGTGATGAGAGGTTTAGGCTTCAGTGTTGCAGGTTTGGCAGTTATCGGACTGCTGGCCTCTCGCGCCCCTTGGGATTGGACGGCAATATTTCTGCATATTGTTGATTTTCTCAGCGCAAGCACTGTGCGCACGACAGCTCTAGGTATATGCCTAGCAATCGGCACTGTAGCACTCTCCATAGCCTTCTCCATACACACTTACCAGAAGAAGGACCTCTAA
- a CDS encoding ABC transporter ATP-binding protein: MKQSIQGDLTYALRVNDVGKRYEAKHSDGAGQPFSLGDVTFDLPMGYIMGLIGPNGAGKSTMIRLMLNMTKRDQGSIEMLGMDNIAQEERVKSQLGVVFDTSYFVDLWTVERCGKAMAPLYPAWNQTTFQAYLDRFGLGAKKKVKELSRGMQMKLMLAVALSHDARLLILDEPTAGLDILARDELMDLLADYIADGQHSVLFSTHITSDLERVADFITYINGGSLYYTGPRDEFEDAFALIHGAPGDLNSSQRQLAVGIHEFSTGFDALVAAEHVQAFISGGEPGQTVTDSAKGRYQQERPGFDDIIRLTGKLLKSGYETGISGKSLEDEQETVKS, encoded by the coding sequence ATGAAGCAAAGTATTCAGGGCGACCTTACCTACGCCCTACGTGTCAACGATGTTGGCAAGCGATACGAGGCTAAGCACAGCGATGGTGCCGGTCAGCCTTTTAGTCTGGGCGATGTCACTTTCGATCTGCCCATGGGCTACATTATGGGCTTGATCGGGCCAAACGGCGCCGGTAAGTCTACGATGATTCGGCTCATGCTCAACATGACCAAGCGAGACCAGGGCTCTATCGAAATGCTGGGCATGGATAATATCGCCCAAGAAGAGCGCGTGAAATCACAGCTGGGAGTAGTCTTCGATACCTCATACTTCGTAGACCTGTGGACGGTGGAACGCTGCGGCAAGGCTATGGCACCCCTGTATCCAGCCTGGAACCAGACCACTTTCCAAGCGTATTTAGACCGTTTTGGACTAGGAGCTAAGAAGAAAGTCAAAGAGCTTTCGCGCGGTATGCAGATGAAGCTCATGCTAGCGGTCGCTCTCAGCCACGATGCCCGGCTACTTATTTTGGACGAGCCCACAGCCGGCCTAGACATATTAGCACGAGACGAGCTCATGGATTTATTGGCTGATTATATTGCCGACGGCCAGCACTCGGTGCTCTTCTCTACCCATATCACCTCAGACCTTGAACGAGTGGCAGACTTCATCACCTATATCAACGGCGGTTCGCTCTATTACACCGGGCCGCGAGACGAGTTCGAGGATGCGTTCGCGCTCATTCACGGAGCTCCGGGCGATCTCAATTCAAGCCAACGCCAGCTAGCAGTCGGCATCCATGAGTTTTCGACCGGTTTCGACGCCTTGGTTGCTGCCGAGCATGTGCAAGCTTTCATAAGCGGGGGAGAACCGGGGCAGACGGTAACCGACTCTGCCAAAGGCCGCTACCAGCAAGAGCGCCCGGGATTCGACGACATTATTCGGCTAACCGGTAAGTTGTTAAAAAGTGGTTATGAGACCGGTATCAGCGGCAAGAGCTTAGAGGACGAACAAGAGACGGTAAAGTCATGA
- a CDS encoding GntR family transcriptional regulator: MKLIISSVSGQPIYQQIEDQIRAAVLNGELKAGEALPSLRTLAKDLRISVLTVTRAYNELAQEGIIENVQGKGSFVMDRGNERMHEQLTQQVHSNLSQALQAAQAAGMAQTDLHAMLDRIAAELYS, translated from the coding sequence GTGAAACTGATCATCTCATCCGTGTCCGGTCAACCCATCTATCAGCAAATTGAAGACCAAATTCGGGCTGCGGTTCTCAATGGCGAACTCAAGGCGGGGGAGGCACTGCCCTCCTTGCGTACGCTTGCTAAGGACTTGCGCATCTCGGTACTGACCGTCACTCGAGCCTACAACGAACTTGCTCAAGAGGGCATTATAGAAAACGTGCAGGGCAAGGGCAGCTTCGTTATGGACCGGGGCAACGAGCGTATGCATGAGCAGCTGACTCAACAGGTTCACTCCAATTTGAGCCAGGCTCTACAGGCTGCACAAGCGGCAGGTATGGCGCAAACTGACTTGCATGCCATGCTCGACCGCATTGCCGCTGAGTTGTATTCGTAA
- a CDS encoding HAD family hydrolase, with translation MSQESDATGGVERGVNAGKAAIFDLDGTLLDSMGIWREIDRRFFGRRHIEMPADYAAHVASMQTGAIAQYTVERFNLQESAQDLVDEWNDDAQLLYAIAVSPKPHAVSYLRSLRESGARLAVATSLPPRLREAALGHAQMKDYFDHVCSVDDAHSKGKEEPDIYLLAASRLGIEPSHCTVFEDLLIAVKSAHRAGMKAWAMYDESSASDWDAITREADGAIRDFAQAPQLL, from the coding sequence ATGAGTCAAGAAAGCGATGCTACGGGCGGGGTCGAGCGCGGTGTTAACGCTGGTAAGGCTGCCATTTTTGATTTGGACGGCACCCTGCTTGATTCGATGGGCATTTGGCGAGAGATTGACCGCCGCTTTTTTGGTCGCCGTCATATTGAGATGCCAGCCGACTATGCGGCCCACGTGGCGTCTATGCAAACTGGGGCAATTGCTCAATACACTGTTGAGCGTTTTAACTTGCAGGAAAGCGCCCAAGATTTGGTAGATGAGTGGAATGATGATGCTCAGCTGCTCTATGCCATCGCGGTCAGCCCTAAGCCTCATGCGGTGAGCTATTTGCGCAGCCTGCGCGAGAGCGGGGCTCGCTTGGCTGTGGCCACGAGCTTGCCGCCGCGCCTACGAGAAGCTGCTTTAGGGCATGCTCAGATGAAAGACTACTTTGACCACGTTTGTAGCGTCGATGATGCGCACAGCAAGGGCAAGGAAGAGCCCGATATTTACTTGCTGGCGGCGAGCAGACTTGGCATTGAACCGAGCCATTGCACAGTTTTTGAAGACTTGCTCATAGCAGTCAAGTCAGCTCACCGGGCTGGGATGAAGGCTTGGGCCATGTACGACGAGTCGTCGGCTTCTGATTGGGATGCCATCACGCGTGAGGCAGATGGTGCTATCCGCGATTTTGCCCAGGCTCCGCAGCTTCTGTAA